From a single Natronorubrum tibetense GA33 genomic region:
- a CDS encoding NifU family protein — translation MSTETQDGDDLEDRVANFLRRNFPQIQMHGGSAAIQDLDRETGEVTIALGGACSGCGISPMTIQAIKSRMVKEIPEIEQVNAHTGMEGEADMGGDGGMSPSFPGETVDDGDADEGPEAPF, via the coding sequence ATGAGTACCGAGACCCAGGACGGGGACGACCTCGAGGACCGCGTCGCGAACTTCCTGCGTCGGAACTTCCCGCAGATCCAGATGCACGGCGGTAGCGCGGCGATTCAGGACCTCGACCGCGAGACCGGCGAGGTCACCATCGCGCTCGGCGGCGCCTGCAGTGGCTGTGGCATCTCGCCGATGACGATTCAAGCGATCAAGAGCCGAATGGTCAAGGAAATTCCCGAAATCGAGCAAGTCAACGCCCACACCGGCATGGAGGGCGAAGCTGACATGGGCGGCGATGGCGGCATGAGTCCGTCGTTCCCCGGCGAAACCGTCGACGACGGCGACGCGGACGAAGGTCCCGAAGCCCCGTTCTAA
- a CDS encoding ketopantoate reductase family protein, which produces MEIVVFGAGSLGSLVGGALARESRHDVTLVGRDPHVRAVRESGLELVGELEATTTPSATTDGRNLTADLAIVTVKSFDTAAAAETLATGSYDAVLSLQNGMGNEETLATALESPVLAGTASYGALLREPGVIECTGIGDVVLGARVGGSSTRATRIGDLFSAAGLETTVADDMPRRLWEKLAVNAGINAVTALTRTENGSVLANEANDLSRAAARETARVARADDVELSNPVAIDVMESVAGDTAANTSSMHQDVLAERRTEIDAINGFVVDRGSELGLETPTNRLLTALIRTWERGRGLR; this is translated from the coding sequence ATGGAGATCGTGGTCTTCGGAGCCGGTAGCCTCGGCAGTCTCGTCGGTGGGGCCCTCGCACGCGAGTCGCGACACGATGTTACGCTCGTCGGGCGCGACCCCCACGTGCGCGCCGTGCGCGAGAGCGGTCTCGAACTCGTCGGTGAACTCGAGGCCACGACCACCCCCAGTGCGACGACCGACGGTCGCAACCTCACGGCCGACCTCGCGATCGTCACGGTCAAATCGTTCGATACGGCGGCCGCCGCCGAGACGCTCGCGACGGGATCGTACGACGCCGTTCTCTCCCTCCAGAACGGGATGGGAAACGAGGAGACGCTCGCCACCGCCCTCGAGTCACCCGTTCTCGCCGGAACGGCCTCCTACGGCGCGCTCCTGCGAGAACCGGGCGTGATCGAGTGCACCGGTATCGGCGATGTCGTCCTCGGTGCTCGAGTCGGGGGTTCATCGACGCGAGCCACCCGGATCGGCGACCTGTTTTCGGCGGCGGGTCTCGAGACCACCGTCGCCGACGACATGCCCCGTCGCCTGTGGGAGAAACTCGCCGTCAACGCCGGAATCAACGCCGTGACGGCGCTGACCAGAACCGAGAACGGGAGCGTCCTCGCGAACGAGGCGAACGACCTTTCGCGCGCGGCCGCACGCGAGACGGCTCGAGTCGCCCGCGCCGACGACGTGGAGCTGTCGAACCCTGTGGCTATCGACGTGATGGAGTCCGTTGCCGGTGATACCGCGGCTAACACCTCCTCTATGCACCAGGACGTTCTCGCCGAGCGACGCACCGAGATCGACGCGATCAACGGCTTCGTCGTCGATCGAGGGTCAGAACTGGGGCTCGAGACACCGACGAACCGCCTTCTGACGGCACTGATTCGGACGTGGGAGCGAGGACGCGGGCTTCGCTGA
- a CDS encoding DUF7130 family rubredoxin-like protein has translation MATEPDPPRLGFGTELYTEDGEKVGHIRGFDEDGFYVTLRDGFEGLSVDHVRSGHEFGEAHLMWRCLECGEMDELDQDLPENCPSCGTERENLYYWTED, from the coding sequence ATGGCCACAGAACCAGACCCCCCGCGACTCGGCTTCGGAACCGAACTCTACACCGAGGACGGCGAGAAGGTCGGCCACATTCGCGGCTTCGACGAGGACGGCTTCTACGTCACCCTCCGTGACGGCTTCGAGGGACTGAGCGTAGACCACGTTCGATCGGGCCACGAGTTCGGCGAGGCACACCTGATGTGGCGTTGTCTCGAGTGCGGCGAGATGGACGAACTCGACCAGGACCTGCCGGAGAACTGTCCGTCCTGTGGGACCGAACGCGAGAATCTCTACTACTGGACCGAGGATTAG